In Leucobacter insecticola, one DNA window encodes the following:
- a CDS encoding asparaginase translates to MQAIQFQHVPLVEATRGDLTESVHYGSFAVVDAGGTLRSAAGSPEAPYYARSSLKPFQSTAMVRAGLQLPPRLLALSSASHSGAPVHIEGAREILSMHGLDETALRNALDLPYGAKEREAWLRGGGEPTQITQNCSGKHAAMLATCVVNDWSRDDYLSPEHPLQRLVKQTVEEFTGEESAADTVDGCGTPLFAFSLTGLAHAAARLGAADPASAEGSVFSAIQAHPDMLAGEQRDVTALMRSVPSLIAKDGAEGFQLVALRSGVGVAIKISDGGDRARMPITLAILRELGVAEAELADVPLQQILGGGAPRGVLRTLR, encoded by the coding sequence ATGCAAGCCATTCAGTTTCAGCACGTCCCGCTCGTCGAAGCGACACGAGGGGACCTGACCGAGAGCGTGCACTACGGCTCCTTCGCCGTGGTTGACGCTGGCGGCACGCTGCGTTCAGCCGCGGGATCTCCCGAAGCTCCCTATTACGCCAGGTCTTCGCTCAAGCCCTTCCAATCGACCGCTATGGTGCGTGCGGGCCTGCAGTTGCCGCCGAGACTCCTCGCACTGAGCTCCGCGAGCCACTCCGGCGCGCCGGTGCATATTGAGGGCGCCCGAGAGATCCTGAGCATGCACGGACTTGACGAAACCGCACTGCGGAACGCCCTCGACCTGCCCTACGGTGCGAAGGAACGAGAGGCGTGGCTTCGCGGCGGCGGCGAACCCACGCAGATCACACAGAACTGCTCGGGCAAACACGCCGCGATGCTTGCCACCTGCGTCGTCAACGACTGGTCACGTGACGATTATCTGTCGCCGGAGCATCCCCTGCAGCGACTGGTCAAGCAGACGGTCGAGGAATTCACCGGCGAGGAGTCTGCTGCAGACACCGTTGACGGCTGCGGGACGCCCCTCTTCGCTTTCTCCTTGACAGGTCTCGCGCACGCCGCCGCTCGCCTGGGCGCAGCGGATCCGGCATCGGCCGAGGGTTCCGTGTTCTCGGCGATCCAGGCTCACCCCGACATGCTTGCCGGCGAACAGCGTGACGTCACGGCGCTGATGCGGTCTGTACCCTCGCTGATCGCGAAGGACGGGGCGGAAGGCTTTCAGCTGGTCGCGCTGCGCAGCGGCGTCGGCGTTGCGATCAAGATCTCTGACGGCGGGGATCGCGCGCGCATGCCGATCACGCTCGCGATCCTGCGCGAGCTGGGCGTTGCGGAGGCTGAGCTCGCCGACGTGCCACTGCAGCAGATTCTCGGCGGAGGCGCGCCCAGGGGTGTGCTTCGCACGCTGCGTTGA
- a CDS encoding M20/M25/M40 family metallo-hydrolase, producing MNEQGLSETVRIARDLIRFDTTNRGGGDAEPERPAADYVAAYLTELGLEPRIYESAPGRANVIARMEGTDPDLPALVLHGHLDVVPADPANWSVDPFAGVIKDGMLWGRGAVDMKDMDAMIMTAAAELMRAGERPKRTVILAFFADEEAGSIFGSHYMVKNHPEVFAGAATAISEVGGYSIDVEGTRAYLIQTGEKSLDWIKLRARGTAAHGSRYWPDNAVTRLAEAVVALGRHEWPLNLCDTTRELITELAAILGEEPTEAGAEDLVLRLGKGGGFIHASLRNTTNPTVLTAGYKHNVIPDTAEALIDVRAIPVEQGTILEQVQRIVGDDIEIEVVHSDTGLEVPFGGELVDAMTASLLKEDPEARVLPYLLSGGTDNKALSKLGITGYGFAPLRLPADLDFPGMFHGVDERVPLDAIDFGHRVLVDLLRTY from the coding sequence ATGAATGAGCAGGGCCTCTCCGAGACGGTGCGCATCGCGCGCGATCTGATTCGCTTTGACACCACCAATCGCGGTGGCGGAGACGCCGAGCCGGAACGCCCCGCGGCCGACTACGTCGCCGCCTACCTCACGGAGCTCGGGCTCGAACCGCGAATCTACGAGTCGGCCCCGGGGCGCGCCAACGTGATCGCCAGGATGGAGGGCACGGATCCCGATCTCCCCGCGCTCGTGCTGCACGGCCACCTCGACGTCGTTCCAGCGGATCCCGCAAACTGGTCAGTCGACCCTTTCGCGGGTGTCATCAAGGACGGCATGCTGTGGGGCCGCGGCGCCGTCGACATGAAAGACATGGACGCCATGATCATGACGGCCGCGGCGGAACTCATGCGCGCGGGGGAACGTCCGAAGCGCACGGTGATCCTCGCCTTCTTCGCCGACGAGGAGGCCGGGAGCATCTTTGGATCTCACTACATGGTGAAGAACCATCCCGAGGTCTTCGCGGGCGCAGCAACCGCGATCAGCGAGGTCGGCGGTTACTCGATTGACGTCGAAGGCACCCGGGCCTACCTGATCCAGACCGGCGAAAAATCTCTCGACTGGATCAAGCTGCGCGCCCGCGGCACCGCGGCCCACGGTTCACGCTACTGGCCCGACAATGCGGTTACCCGGCTCGCTGAGGCCGTTGTTGCGCTTGGTCGTCACGAGTGGCCGCTGAATCTTTGCGACACGACACGCGAACTGATCACCGAGCTTGCGGCGATTCTGGGGGAGGAACCCACCGAGGCCGGTGCTGAGGATCTCGTGCTGCGGCTCGGCAAGGGCGGCGGCTTCATTCACGCGAGCCTGCGCAACACCACGAACCCCACCGTGCTGACGGCGGGATACAAGCACAACGTGATTCCCGACACCGCAGAGGCTCTGATCGATGTGCGGGCGATCCCGGTGGAACAAGGCACGATTCTCGAGCAGGTGCAGCGCATTGTTGGTGACGACATCGAGATCGAGGTGGTGCACTCCGACACGGGTCTGGAGGTGCCCTTCGGTGGAGAACTCGTCGACGCGATGACGGCGAGCCTGCTGAAGGAAGACCCGGAGGCGCGAGTGCTGCCGTATTTGCTGTCTGGCGGCACCGACAATAAAGCGCTCTCGAAGCTGGGCATCACCGGCTATGGGTTCGCGCCACTGCGCCTCCCCGCCGACCTCGACTTCCCGGGCATGTTCCACGGCGTCGACGAACGCGTGCCGCTAGACGCGATCGATTTCGGGCACCGTGTGCTTGTCGATCTGCTGCGCACTTACTAG
- a CDS encoding undecaprenyl-diphosphate phosphatase, translating into MGIFEAILLGILQGLTEFLPISSSAHLRVASELMGIGDAGAAFTAITQIGTEAAVIVFFWRDIVRIIGRWFRSLTGSVPRKDPDALMGWWIILGTLPIVVLGLLFQDQIETTLRSLWFVAISLIVFGLLLGVADRLGKNARPLEKLTWKHGLIYGFAQALALIPGVSRSGGTITAGLFMGYKREAAARYSFLLAIPAVLGSGFYQVLKVLKNSGGDGDGIETPMGMTLIATAVAFVIALFVIGLFMKYISKRSFLPFVIYRVLLGIAIIILLSTGVLSADGGTLAAGLSQVTTGAAL; encoded by the coding sequence ATGGGAATCTTCGAGGCGATCCTGCTCGGGATCTTGCAGGGGCTCACCGAGTTTCTGCCGATCTCATCCAGCGCTCACCTTCGCGTGGCGAGCGAACTCATGGGGATCGGTGACGCTGGCGCTGCCTTTACCGCGATCACGCAGATCGGCACCGAGGCCGCCGTCATTGTGTTCTTCTGGCGCGACATCGTGCGGATCATCGGGCGCTGGTTCCGATCCCTCACGGGTTCCGTGCCGCGGAAGGATCCTGATGCGCTGATGGGGTGGTGGATCATCCTGGGCACCCTCCCGATCGTGGTGCTCGGCCTGCTGTTCCAGGATCAGATCGAGACCACCCTGCGCTCGCTGTGGTTCGTAGCGATCAGCCTGATCGTCTTCGGTTTGCTGCTCGGCGTTGCCGATCGTCTCGGCAAGAATGCACGACCGCTTGAAAAGCTCACCTGGAAGCACGGCCTGATCTATGGTTTCGCGCAGGCGCTCGCGCTGATCCCGGGTGTGTCTCGCTCGGGCGGCACGATCACCGCCGGCCTCTTCATGGGCTACAAACGTGAAGCCGCGGCCCGCTACTCCTTCCTGCTCGCGATCCCTGCCGTGCTCGGATCCGGCTTCTATCAGGTGCTTAAGGTGCTGAAGAACTCGGGCGGCGACGGCGACGGCATCGAGACACCGATGGGGATGACCCTGATTGCCACCGCGGTTGCGTTTGTGATCGCGCTGTTTGTCATCGGACTCTTCATGAAATACATTTCGAAGCGCAGCTTCTTGCCGTTCGTGATCTATCGCGTGCTGCTCGGGATCGCGATTATCATCCTGCTCAGCACCGGTGTGCTCAGTGCCGACGGCGGCACCCTGGCTGCGGGACTGAGCCAAGTTACGACGGGAGCCGCACTGTGA
- the mshC gene encoding cysteine--1-D-myo-inosityl 2-amino-2-deoxy-alpha-D-glucopyranoside ligase, translated as MRTWTPPEIPALPGEGIAPKLFNTATGRMEHPAIPEGRALLYVCGITPYDATHLGHAFTYLAFDIMQRAWRDAGIETVYAQNITDVDDPLLERANDTGVDWRTLADEQIGLFRSDMHRLGMIPPEHYVAVTEQIDEIAQAVRELKERGFAYEVPTEGAVGFDIYFDIDAAQQSSQWRLGDVAPYEHAVMLQLSTERGGDPERPGKRNPLDPLLWRSAREGEPSWETPVGEGRPGWHIECSVIATKALGGAFTVQGGGEDLVFPHHEFTAAHATAISDTPLAHAYCHAGLVGYHGHKMSKSRGNLVFVSKLLNAGADPSAIRLGLLAHHYRSEWEWHDADLDFADRRLASWREGVRRESADPASADAVLQQLRAALANDLDTPVMLATLDAALDQGVDDSQLITDAVQSLLGVTL; from the coding sequence GTGAGGACCTGGACACCACCCGAGATTCCCGCGCTCCCCGGCGAGGGAATCGCCCCCAAGCTCTTCAACACCGCGACCGGTCGCATGGAACACCCGGCGATTCCCGAGGGCCGTGCCCTGCTGTACGTCTGCGGGATCACGCCCTACGATGCCACGCACCTCGGTCACGCCTTCACCTATCTTGCCTTCGACATCATGCAGCGGGCCTGGCGAGACGCGGGCATCGAGACCGTGTACGCGCAGAACATCACCGATGTCGATGACCCGCTGCTCGAACGGGCGAACGACACCGGCGTAGACTGGCGCACGCTCGCGGACGAACAGATCGGATTGTTTCGCTCAGACATGCACCGGCTCGGGATGATCCCACCAGAGCACTACGTGGCCGTCACCGAGCAGATAGATGAGATCGCTCAGGCGGTGCGTGAGCTGAAAGAACGCGGCTTCGCCTACGAGGTACCCACCGAGGGCGCCGTCGGCTTCGACATCTACTTCGACATCGATGCCGCGCAGCAGTCTTCGCAGTGGCGGCTCGGCGACGTGGCCCCCTACGAGCACGCCGTCATGCTGCAGCTCAGCACCGAACGCGGCGGGGATCCTGAGCGGCCCGGCAAGCGCAACCCGCTCGATCCGCTCCTGTGGCGCTCAGCGCGCGAGGGTGAGCCCAGCTGGGAGACTCCGGTCGGCGAGGGGCGCCCGGGCTGGCATATCGAGTGCTCGGTGATCGCGACGAAGGCGCTCGGCGGCGCATTCACGGTGCAGGGCGGGGGAGAGGATCTTGTGTTCCCGCATCACGAGTTCACCGCGGCGCACGCCACCGCGATCTCCGACACCCCGCTTGCCCACGCCTACTGCCACGCCGGGCTGGTCGGCTATCACGGACACAAGATGTCGAAGTCGCGGGGCAACCTCGTGTTTGTGTCAAAGCTGTTGAACGCGGGGGCGGATCCCTCCGCGATCCGGCTCGGGCTGCTTGCGCACCACTACCGCTCGGAGTGGGAGTGGCACGACGCAGATCTCGACTTCGCCGACCGTCGGCTCGCGAGCTGGCGCGAGGGCGTGCGACGCGAAAGCGCGGATCCCGCATCTGCGGACGCGGTGCTGCAGCAGTTGCGCGCGGCGCTCGCAAATGACCTCGACACGCCCGTGATGCTCGCGACGCTGGACGCGGCACTCGACCAGGGCGTCGACGATTCGCAGCTGATCACCGACGCGGTCCAGTCCCTCCTTGGTGTGACGCTGTAA
- a CDS encoding ABC transporter permease, which produces MSTQLQEFTRTHTRELLRDKNATVVILASFLGMLGMFWILDLVISGATGEPTMLLKRTFVMVSFIGFMGIAFGTTTVPLVRYRSLGTLRQLSTTPARVSAFLLGHVPVRAGLVAAESIIVVAVMLTQGVSPLHTLQAIVTLLLGGLLLLALGYLVAARLKNPNVALQLTYLAPMFVLASSGAMIPLSVYPGWLESVCRFLPTTWFADALNAQITGSAPALPLGIAWLLLAFTTAAFAALAARLMRLS; this is translated from the coding sequence ATGAGCACACAACTGCAAGAGTTCACGAGAACCCACACTCGTGAGCTCCTCCGCGACAAGAACGCCACTGTTGTGATCCTCGCGTCGTTCCTCGGCATGCTCGGCATGTTTTGGATCCTGGATCTCGTCATCTCCGGGGCGACCGGGGAGCCCACGATGCTACTGAAGCGCACGTTTGTGATGGTCAGTTTCATTGGCTTTATGGGGATCGCCTTCGGGACCACCACGGTGCCGCTCGTCAGGTATCGCAGTCTCGGCACGCTGAGGCAGCTGTCGACCACGCCCGCGCGAGTGTCAGCATTTCTGCTCGGACACGTGCCGGTGCGCGCCGGGCTCGTTGCCGCGGAGAGCATCATTGTTGTTGCGGTGATGCTGACGCAGGGAGTTTCGCCGTTACACACGCTGCAGGCCATCGTCACCCTGCTGCTCGGCGGTCTGCTGCTGCTCGCGCTCGGCTACCTCGTCGCGGCTCGCCTAAAGAACCCGAACGTCGCGCTGCAGCTCACCTACCTGGCGCCGATGTTCGTGCTCGCGAGCTCCGGAGCGATGATCCCGCTCAGCGTGTACCCGGGATGGCTGGAATCCGTCTGCCGCTTCCTACCGACCACCTGGTTCGCTGACGCTCTCAACGCGCAGATCACCGGGTCCGCCCCGGCGCTCCCCCTCGGCATCGCGTGGCTCCTGCTCGCGTTCACGACCGCGGCCTTCGCGGCGCTGGCTGCCCGGCTTATGCGGCTGAGCTGA
- a CDS encoding AAA family ATPase, with the protein MQLFASFYEVARDPADIIAEVDLEDAANIKVKHLSGGQERRLLIGIALIGNPAVLVLDEPSAGLDPSARRNLWEIIERQRQKGTTVLLSTHHMDEATQVCDRLAILVGGRIAAEGEPDALIREHSATATVSFEVSATRTTEEIRALGIEGDISSSGSAGTAFSIVTEDPDAVIRRLTFTPGLQAFNYRVTRSSLEDVFVEVSATSS; encoded by the coding sequence GTGCAGCTCTTCGCCTCGTTCTACGAAGTGGCCCGGGATCCCGCCGACATCATCGCGGAGGTCGATCTGGAAGACGCCGCCAATATCAAGGTGAAGCACCTCTCTGGCGGCCAGGAGCGCAGGCTGCTCATCGGGATCGCACTCATCGGCAACCCCGCCGTGCTGGTGCTCGATGAACCGTCGGCGGGGCTGGATCCGAGCGCCAGGCGCAATCTCTGGGAGATCATCGAGCGCCAACGGCAGAAGGGCACGACCGTGCTGCTCTCGACCCACCACATGGACGAGGCCACGCAGGTGTGTGACCGGCTCGCGATCCTGGTGGGTGGCAGGATCGCGGCCGAGGGCGAACCCGACGCGCTCATCCGTGAGCACTCCGCCACCGCGACGGTGTCCTTCGAAGTCTCTGCCACGCGAACCACGGAGGAGATTCGGGCGCTCGGCATTGAGGGTGACATCAGCAGCTCAGGATCCGCGGGCACCGCGTTCTCGATCGTGACGGAGGATCCGGACGCCGTGATCCGCCGCCTCACCTTCACCCCGGGTTTGCAAGCCTTCAACTATCGCGTCACGCGCAGCTCGCTCGAAGACGTGTTTGTTGAGGTATCGGCGACGAGTTCATGA